The genomic stretch GTTCGACCACTCAGAAAGTCTTCACGGTCATCCCGATCAAGGATGATGACAAGGACCTGCTGCCGGATGATTGGGAACTGAGCTTCGCCGGCAATACCAGCCTGGCCAACCTGACCGGCTTGGTGTCCGACGCTGGCCCGGGTGCGGGTTCGGGTAACTTTGATGGCGACGCATTCTCGGATCTGGAGGAGTACAATACTTGGCTCAGCACTCCGGGCTTCTCTCCCGTCTCGCTGGATAGCGATGGTGACACCATCTTCGACACCGAAGAACAGGTGCCAACCGCGCCGGGCCATGTCGTGACCAATCCCGTCCTGGCCGATTCCGATCGCGACGGTGTGCGGGACGATGCGGAATACGCAGGCGGGACGATTCCCACGCAGGCTGACACGGATGGTGACGGGGCACGCGATGGCTTCGAGATTGAGCGCGGCAGCAACCCGCTTCTCGACTCCTCCCGTCCGCCGATTCCCGCTGCTTTCGCCTTGGTGCAGGTGACCGATGACGCCAGCAGCGGCATCAGCACCAGTAAGACCTACACCCACCGCGTGAGCGGGGGGGCTGCGGCCACGGTGAATGATGTCGTCTTCGACGTGCTTACTACCACCTCTGCGCCCGCGAACTTCTCGTGGACGGTGAATGGCGGGAAGAACGCCTTGCAGGGCCTAGGAGGTTGGGTGCCTGCCAGTGGCGGCGTCACGGGCACCGGTCTCCAATCGCTCTATGGCTCCTTCGTTTACGGTTCGCTCAACAGCGGTGCGATCCATACTTACCAGTTGAGCGGCCTGACTCCGGGACAGACGTATCAGTTCAACCTCTTTCTCCGCAAATGGGACGACGGCACCCCCCGACCCGTCGACCTCATCTTCACGAATGGAACCGATGTGCAGCAGCCTTTTGGAGCGCTGCTCTATGATCGGCCCCAGACCGTGCTTAATAATGGCAGCAACAGCAATTCGGCCTACTACCTGAGCTACACCTATGTGGCGCAAGATACCACGATGAACGTAGTGGCGCAGAATCACCCTGCCGTGCTCGCTGGCGGTGGCGGACCCCACTTCTACGGCCTGACCAATGAGCTCGTGTCGACCACTGAACTAAAGATAGTAGGCGTGAGCCGCGCTCCATCCGGCGAGGTGACGATCAACTTCCAAGGTGCTGGAAACACGCTGTACCAGGTCACAAGGTCACCGGACCTCACCTCGCCTTTTGTGCCCCTCACCATTCCGCTGTCGGCAACGACCGATGCCGGTGGTGTGGGCCAAACGGTGATTCCTGCCACGGAGGCCTCTGAGAGCAAGGAATTCTACCGGATCCAGAACTAAGGATTGGGCATTTGCGATTTGGCAAGACTACCAACCGGCGCGACGTGGATGATCCATGTCGCGCCGGATTGCTTTATGGCGGGAAATGGCATGATGCCGGTCCGGGGCTCCGCCGGAAAATGCGCTTGGACCTCGCGCAGCTCCGGCCTAGCCTCGTCCCGCCCATGGCTTGGTTCAAGAATCTCAAGGAGAAGCGCAAATACAGCAAGTGGATCGAGGACGGCCGCCCCGATCCGCCGCCGCCGCTGGCCAAGCGCGAGATGCTGCTCGACTACAAGCAGCGCC from Luteolibacter arcticus encodes the following:
- a CDS encoding thrombospondin type 3 repeat-containing protein, giving the protein MTRSCLFPLIAGSLLLPASAQTLLFWDNFDSGGPRYDLDPSPLAGRRSGTEAGLMVRSSQKQHLNINNQLYMWANGRVRFQKDTSTWCNWAALSPASPDIASAGGLCVEFDITYAFDTTPANWMGFAIGIAGPSVAEPGERTPHAGTDYGFKIGKDGTHTRFGNGVAIGTPVTGSSGLGRHVKLEYVFSSFADGSPVKVKATVAGTVISNDTFTWNGNAGELYMELENRGGDTYFDNIKMSTAHLIDIVTEDFRTGGAAGSLAASFSRTELAWETGFQDINYTLAAGPGDTDNSKFSINAFGELVTGSYDFKQGPAGTAYTIRVQGTGTDPGSTTQKVFTVIPIKDDDKDLLPDDWELSFAGNTSLANLTGLVSDAGPGAGSGNFDGDAFSDLEEYNTWLSTPGFSPVSLDSDGDTIFDTEEQVPTAPGHVVTNPVLADSDRDGVRDDAEYAGGTIPTQADTDGDGARDGFEIERGSNPLLDSSRPPIPAAFALVQVTDDASSGISTSKTYTHRVSGGAAATVNDVVFDVLTTTSAPANFSWTVNGGKNALQGLGGWVPASGGVTGTGLQSLYGSFVYGSLNSGAIHTYQLSGLTPGQTYQFNLFLRKWDDGTPRPVDLIFTNGTDVQQPFGALLYDRPQTVLNNGSNSNSAYYLSYTYVAQDTTMNVVAQNHPAVLAGGGGPHFYGLTNELVSTTELKIVGVSRAPSGEVTINFQGAGNTLYQVTRSPDLTSPFVPLTIPLSATTDAGGVGQTVIPATEASESKEFYRIQN